From Allofrancisella guangzhouensis, a single genomic window includes:
- a CDS encoding acetyl-CoA carboxylase carboxyltransferase subunit alpha — protein MNYLDFETKIKEIEDKITSLSHVFDDKTEAELKKLNKKRLELMESTYSKLTDWQVVQLSRHPNRPYFKDLLPLVFTDFQELHGDRAFGDDLAVIGGLAKLNNHPVMVIGQEKGRDTKSKIKHNFGMMHPEGYRKALRLMKLAEKFNMPVVTFIDTPGAYPGIKAEERGQSEAIARNLFEMSALKVPIVCVVIGEGCSGGALGIGVGDRLLMLQYSYFATISPEGCASILHKTAEKASEVTQMMNITSGRLKELNIVDDVIVEPLGGAHRDFVTTAENIKKALTKELKDLCQISVEERNSQRYDKLMSFGKFKEA, from the coding sequence ATGAATTACTTAGATTTTGAAACCAAAATTAAGGAAATAGAAGATAAAATAACTTCACTTTCCCATGTTTTTGATGATAAAACAGAAGCAGAATTAAAAAAACTGAATAAAAAAAGACTAGAGTTAATGGAGTCGACTTATTCAAAGTTAACTGACTGGCAAGTAGTACAGTTGTCAAGACATCCAAATAGACCGTATTTCAAAGATTTATTACCTTTAGTATTTACCGATTTTCAGGAGCTTCACGGTGATAGAGCTTTTGGTGATGATTTAGCTGTTATAGGTGGCTTAGCAAAACTTAACAACCATCCTGTTATGGTTATAGGTCAAGAAAAAGGTCGTGACACTAAAAGTAAGATAAAACATAATTTTGGTATGATGCATCCGGAAGGATATCGTAAGGCTTTAAGGCTTATGAAATTAGCTGAGAAATTTAATATGCCAGTGGTTACTTTTATTGATACTCCAGGGGCTTATCCAGGTATTAAAGCAGAAGAACGTGGTCAAAGTGAAGCTATTGCAAGAAATCTTTTTGAGATGAGTGCACTTAAGGTTCCTATAGTTTGTGTTGTGATTGGTGAAGGATGTTCTGGTGGAGCGTTAGGAATTGGTGTAGGAGATAGGCTTTTGATGCTTCAATATAGCTATTTTGCTACTATTTCTCCAGAAGGATGTGCTTCAATTTTACATAAAACTGCAGAAAAAGCATCTGAAGTTACACAAATGATGAATATTACTTCAGGACGTTTGAAAGAGTTAAACATAGTTGATGATGTAATTGTTGAACCATTAGGTGGTGCTCATAGAGATTTTGTAACTACAGCTGAAAATATAAAAAAAGCTTTAACTAAAGAGTTAAAAGATTTATGTCAAATATCAGTAGAAGAAAGAAACTCACAAAGATATGACAAATTGATGTCTTTTGGGAAGTTTAAGGAAGCTTAA
- a CDS encoding PilW family protein produces MMVKSSRKITGFTLPELMISMVIAAIVMTMAINIYIDMKNQYNKLNNKHQINSKQLMTKQIFYNAISRAGFVTKYGDMYQELVDNSGDNSGDIFGKFGILTIGKSPINEIQGLPESLSLDPEACAEKVNAQSNFAAQQNINCIQLNTDYIAIQRASLSSTLKTNSSNNIFKVNDFQKGVLPENDISTNNYLVLCNVFECDLVKAMSVTGDFVSTYSRVENKFKAGDYVGKYILEIFFVADSGQKDKQGKEIYSLYEYVKQNANDSEIYELVNDISELKIEYVLNADINQGSAQLNWKQIGEQPISVKSDSIAALKISFKVAGEIFSKIFLLENI; encoded by the coding sequence ATGATGGTGAAGAGCAGTAGAAAAATCACTGGATTTACTTTACCAGAGTTAATGATTTCAATGGTTATAGCAGCTATAGTTATGACAATGGCGATAAATATCTATATAGATATGAAAAATCAGTACAATAAGCTTAATAATAAACACCAAATTAATTCTAAACAGCTTATGACAAAACAAATTTTCTATAATGCTATTTCAAGAGCTGGTTTTGTTACAAAATATGGAGATATGTATCAGGAGCTTGTGGATAACTCGGGGGATAATTCTGGAGATATCTTTGGGAAATTTGGAATTTTAACTATAGGAAAAAGTCCAATAAATGAAATTCAAGGTTTACCTGAAAGCCTAAGTTTGGATCCAGAAGCTTGTGCTGAAAAAGTAAATGCTCAATCAAACTTTGCTGCCCAACAAAATATTAATTGCATCCAACTAAATACAGATTATATAGCTATTCAGCGTGCTAGTTTAAGCTCAACTTTAAAAACTAACTCGTCAAATAACATCTTTAAAGTAAATGATTTTCAAAAAGGGGTTTTGCCAGAAAATGATATCTCTACAAACAACTATTTAGTTTTATGTAATGTTTTTGAGTGTGATTTAGTAAAAGCCATGTCTGTTACAGGTGATTTTGTATCAACTTATTCGCGTGTGGAAAATAAATTCAAAGCAGGTGATTATGTAGGTAAATATATTTTAGAGATATTTTTTGTAGCAGATTCTGGGCAAAAAGATAAACAAGGCAAAGAAATTTATTCATTGTATGAGTATGTAAAACAAAATGCCAATGATTCAGAAATTTATGAATTGGTAAATGATATTAGTGAACTTAAGATTGAGTATGTTTTAAATGCCGATATTAATCAAGGCAGTGCTCAACTTAATTGGAAGCAAATAGGGGAACAGCCTATTAGCGTTAAAAGTGATTCTATTGCAGCTTTGAAGATATCTTTTAAAGTTGCTGGTGAAATTTTTAGTAAAATATTTTTGTTAGAAAATATATAA
- the murQ gene encoding N-acetylmuramic acid 6-phosphate etherase: MNILENINTELRNTKSFNLDTMSIADAVTLMINEEYNVIEALNEQYDSIVEVVTRSSQVLKNNGRIVYVGAGTSGRLGILDAVECPPTFSVDYNTIVGLMAGGKKAFIEAQEGAEDDPQLAHQDLKKIDLNERDIVIGIAASGRTPYVIGALEYATLVKAETVAISCTKKAKISNYANYSIEAVPGPEILTGSTRLKAGTTQKLILNMISTLSMVSIGKVYQNLMIDVNPTNEKLVERAKLIICEAAGVDYSIAETFYTKANKSVKIALAMILNDCDYDQALAILKNNNNFIKR, translated from the coding sequence ATGAATATATTGGAAAATATAAATACTGAACTAAGAAATACCAAAAGTTTTAATTTAGATACAATGTCTATCGCTGATGCAGTAACTTTAATGATAAATGAAGAATATAATGTCATTGAAGCATTAAATGAGCAATATGACAGTATAGTAGAAGTTGTAACTCGAAGCTCTCAAGTACTTAAAAATAATGGCAGAATTGTATATGTTGGAGCAGGTACAAGTGGTCGCTTAGGTATTTTAGATGCTGTTGAATGCCCACCAACTTTCAGTGTTGACTATAATACAATTGTTGGACTTATGGCAGGTGGTAAGAAAGCTTTTATCGAGGCCCAAGAAGGTGCTGAAGATGATCCACAGTTAGCACATCAAGACCTAAAGAAAATAGATTTAAACGAAAGGGATATAGTTATAGGTATTGCAGCTAGTGGTAGAACGCCATATGTTATAGGAGCACTTGAATATGCAACGCTAGTCAAAGCTGAAACAGTAGCAATTAGTTGTACGAAGAAAGCAAAAATTTCAAATTATGCAAACTATAGCATAGAAGCTGTACCTGGGCCGGAAATTTTAACAGGCTCAACTAGATTAAAAGCAGGTACAACCCAAAAATTAATTTTGAATATGATATCAACCTTGTCTATGGTATCTATAGGTAAGGTTTACCAAAATCTTATGATAGATGTTAATCCAACTAATGAAAAACTAGTTGAAAGAGCAAAACTAATAATTTGTGAGGCTGCAGGTGTTGACTATAGTATCGCTGAAACATTTTATACAAAAGCAAACAAATCAGTCAAAATAGCTCTAGCGATGATACTAAATGATTGTGATTATGATCAGGCTTTGGCAATATTAAAGAATAACAATAATTTTATAAAGAGATAA
- a CDS encoding cation:proton antiporter → MNEYFLFSLLTVVAAMMSYINTKFLKLPKAIGLTILSITFSAVCASFLNENNFLVVALSSFDFQTAVLDGMLSFLLFANALHFNMIDLKKELKAIFGLASIGLLLSAFTTAVLIYGFCKLVGFELSFGYCLVFGALISPTDPIAVISTLAGNKTIPNYIKTRVVGESLFNDATGIVLFVILSNIVFFGSGGEFGNTIDSNVDYLWLITKQISIEAGGGIVLGYIFAKIALVFLKTNKDAETSIFVTLAIASMGYLIAHSLHVSGPIAMVVAGLFIGNNLSDNKKSCPDQVKKVDNFWMIIDNMLNSFLFILIGLELTSITFNYTALWIGVAGIFIVTFARFISISIPITAIDKKLTKASTKDNILVAWSGVRGGISLALALSLPDEGHLIVSITYIVVILSILAQGSTLKIVLNMIYPPKVIKRAANDEIEIRKA, encoded by the coding sequence ATGAATGAATATTTTTTATTTAGTTTACTAACTGTAGTAGCTGCTATGATGAGTTACATAAACACTAAATTTCTCAAGCTGCCTAAAGCTATAGGTTTGACCATCCTTTCAATAACTTTTTCAGCAGTTTGTGCGTCTTTTTTGAATGAAAATAACTTTTTAGTGGTCGCTTTATCTAGCTTTGATTTTCAAACTGCCGTTTTAGACGGGATGCTTTCTTTTTTACTTTTTGCAAATGCTTTGCATTTTAACATGATTGATCTAAAAAAAGAGTTAAAAGCTATTTTTGGATTAGCTAGTATAGGATTACTTCTATCAGCATTTACTACTGCTGTTTTAATATATGGTTTTTGTAAATTAGTCGGCTTTGAGCTTAGTTTTGGATACTGTTTAGTCTTTGGAGCATTAATATCGCCAACAGATCCTATAGCTGTAATCAGCACATTAGCTGGAAATAAAACCATACCAAACTATATAAAAACCCGGGTTGTTGGCGAGTCATTGTTTAACGATGCTACAGGTATAGTTTTATTTGTAATCTTATCAAATATAGTTTTCTTTGGTAGTGGTGGAGAATTTGGAAACACTATAGATAGCAATGTTGATTATCTTTGGCTCATAACTAAACAGATATCTATAGAAGCTGGTGGCGGAATTGTTCTAGGCTATATCTTTGCAAAAATAGCTTTAGTCTTTCTGAAAACCAATAAAGATGCTGAAACATCTATTTTTGTAACACTAGCTATTGCAAGTATGGGTTATCTAATAGCACATAGTTTGCATGTTTCTGGACCTATTGCCATGGTTGTAGCTGGTCTTTTTATTGGTAATAATCTATCGGATAACAAAAAATCTTGTCCTGATCAAGTTAAAAAAGTAGACAATTTTTGGATGATTATTGACAACATGCTTAACTCCTTTTTATTTATTCTAATAGGATTAGAACTTACTAGTATAACCTTTAACTATACTGCTCTTTGGATTGGAGTAGCTGGAATATTTATAGTCACTTTTGCAAGGTTTATTAGTATTTCAATACCAATTACTGCTATCGATAAAAAGCTAACTAAAGCTTCAACAAAAGATAATATACTAGTTGCCTGGTCAGGAGTTAGAGGTGGAATATCTTTAGCATTAGCACTATCGCTTCCTGACGAGGGGCATCTTATTGTTAGCATAACATATATAGTGGTTATCCTTTCTATACTAGCTCAAGGATCTACCTTAAAAATTGTGTTAAATATGATTTATCCACCTAAGGTTATCAAGCGTGCTGCCAATGATGAAATAGAAATAAGGAAAGCTTAA
- the trpS gene encoding tryptophan--tRNA ligase, whose product MAKKIILTGITPSGTPHLGNYIGAIKPAIELSHNDEYKCLYFIADQHSLVKLWDKKLRQQYIKEIASTWLALGLDTDKTTFYRQSDIPEIMELNWIVATTTAKGLLNRAHAYKALVDQNIQEENNDPDKGITMGLFNYPVLMSADILMFDADLVPVGKDQIQHLEIARDIANRFNHIYKSSCLKAPQALTNENTQTILGLDGRKMSKSYDNTIPIFSTEKQLRKQIMKIITNSQAPEEKKDPDNCTIFAIYKSIADIDETKTLKEKYLAGGLGWGDAKQTLFEKVNQHLLSAREKYEYFINNPKIVDEILAKGATKARSYAIKKLLDIKDAIGM is encoded by the coding sequence ATGGCAAAGAAAATTATTTTAACAGGAATAACACCGTCTGGGACACCTCATTTAGGTAACTATATAGGCGCTATTAAACCTGCGATTGAGCTATCTCACAATGATGAATATAAATGTTTATACTTTATCGCAGACCAGCATTCACTAGTCAAACTGTGGGATAAAAAACTTAGACAACAATATATCAAAGAAATAGCTTCTACCTGGCTGGCGCTCGGGCTTGATACAGATAAAACCACCTTTTATCGTCAATCCGACATTCCTGAGATTATGGAACTAAACTGGATTGTCGCGACAACTACCGCTAAAGGACTACTTAACCGTGCTCATGCATATAAAGCATTAGTTGATCAAAATATCCAAGAAGAAAATAATGACCCAGATAAAGGTATCACTATGGGGTTATTTAACTACCCTGTTCTTATGTCTGCAGATATTTTGATGTTTGATGCTGACCTAGTTCCAGTTGGAAAAGACCAAATCCAGCATTTAGAAATAGCTAGAGACATAGCAAATCGTTTTAATCATATATACAAAAGCTCTTGTCTTAAAGCTCCTCAAGCTTTAACAAATGAAAATACACAAACAATTTTAGGCTTAGATGGCCGCAAAATGTCAAAAAGCTACGACAATACCATCCCTATTTTTTCAACAGAAAAACAATTAAGAAAGCAGATAATGAAAATTATCACAAATTCACAAGCTCCTGAAGAAAAGAAAGATCCTGATAATTGTACTATTTTTGCTATCTATAAAAGTATAGCTGATATTGATGAAACCAAGACTCTTAAAGAAAAATATCTAGCTGGTGGTCTTGGATGGGGTGATGCTAAGCAAACCCTTTTTGAAAAAGTAAACCAACATCTTTTATCAGCACGTGAGAAATATGAATACTTTATAAACAATCCTAAGATAGTTGATGAAATACTTGCTAAAGGAGCAACAAAAGCACGTTCTTATGCTATAAAAAAACTTTTGGATATTAAAGATGCTATTGGAATGTAA
- the coaE gene encoding dephospho-CoA kinase (Dephospho-CoA kinase (CoaE) performs the final step in coenzyme A biosynthesis.) has protein sequence MTNIDTYPIGITGGIASGKSTATKILKERLNINVVCADTISREITRKPSVIKNIAEKFGNDIITNKQINRAMLRAIITESKEAKKWLEDFLHPVINREIKKQVKESPTALTIVDIPLLGPYNIRHYDYLKKVIVIKADLETRIKRLMERDGKDRQQAVAFINLQISDQEREKIADYVVDNSSLNDLELENRLTKVINDITTLD, from the coding sequence ATGACAAATATCGACACATATCCTATAGGTATAACTGGTGGAATAGCTAGCGGAAAATCCACCGCTACAAAGATTTTAAAAGAAAGGCTTAATATAAACGTAGTTTGTGCTGACACAATAAGTAGAGAAATAACGAGAAAACCCTCTGTAATTAAAAATATAGCTGAAAAGTTTGGTAATGATATAATCACGAATAAACAAATTAATAGGGCTATGCTTAGAGCCATCATTACCGAATCAAAAGAAGCTAAAAAATGGTTAGAAGATTTTTTACACCCTGTAATTAATAGGGAAATAAAAAAACAAGTCAAAGAATCTCCAACGGCTTTAACTATAGTTGACATACCCCTACTTGGTCCATATAACATTCGCCATTATGACTATTTAAAAAAAGTTATAGTAATAAAAGCAGACCTTGAAACAAGAATAAAAAGACTAATGGAACGTGATGGTAAAGATAGACAACAAGCTGTAGCTTTTATAAACTTACAAATATCTGATCAAGAAAGAGAAAAAATAGCTGATTATGTTGTAGACAACTCAAGCTTAAATGATCTAGAACTTGAAAATAGGCTTACAAAGGTTATAAATGATATAACAACGCTTGACTAG
- a CDS encoding class I SAM-dependent methyltransferase, with product MQIEETIITKIKSQGDSISFREYMQLALYYPNYGYYSSFRDKISKQGDFITAASQTSLFARTFANQFAIIFSEFEQGCNIIEFGAGTGKFAADCMDELNRLGVLPEKYFIIELSANLKFRQQEHIKQSVPHLFERLVWLEELPKQKQKAIVFANEVLDAMPVDIFKTKNNSLIQQGVTLKVDKFELIDLQNNDPLFEYEAQRILSDNISFEDGYISELNTWIRPWVKSLKDSLDQAVIFLCDYGYHRKLYYTPARSMGTLACYHKHQVNFDPFINVGLQDITSHVDFTTVAEAATEVGFELDGYMNQANFLKRAGIDKVFTNLFQSLDQKDQLIYNRDLKELLLGDKLAETFKVICFSLGFDSILDVFDNEDNIDYLL from the coding sequence ATGCAAATTGAGGAAACAATTATAACAAAAATAAAATCTCAAGGGGATAGCATCAGTTTTAGGGAGTATATGCAATTAGCTTTGTATTATCCAAATTACGGGTATTACTCTAGCTTTAGGGATAAGATATCAAAACAAGGTGATTTTATCACAGCAGCCTCACAAACATCTTTATTTGCACGAACTTTTGCAAATCAATTTGCAATAATATTTTCTGAATTTGAGCAAGGGTGTAACATTATAGAATTTGGAGCAGGAACAGGTAAGTTTGCGGCTGATTGTATGGATGAGCTAAATAGACTAGGTGTTCTTCCTGAGAAATATTTTATAATAGAGCTAAGTGCAAATCTTAAATTTAGACAACAAGAGCATATTAAACAAAGCGTTCCCCATCTTTTTGAAAGATTGGTATGGTTAGAAGAACTTCCTAAGCAGAAGCAAAAAGCTATAGTTTTTGCCAATGAAGTTTTAGATGCTATGCCAGTAGATATTTTCAAAACAAAAAATAATAGCCTTATTCAGCAGGGAGTAACTTTAAAGGTAGATAAATTTGAACTTATAGATTTGCAGAACAATGATCCACTTTTCGAATATGAAGCCCAAAGAATACTATCTGATAATATAAGTTTTGAAGATGGATATATTAGTGAGCTAAACACTTGGATACGTCCTTGGGTTAAGTCTCTAAAAGATAGCTTAGATCAAGCAGTGATATTTTTATGTGATTATGGATACCATAGAAAATTATATTATACTCCAGCACGTAGTATGGGAACTTTGGCTTGTTACCATAAGCATCAAGTTAACTTTGATCCATTTATAAATGTAGGTTTGCAAGATATAACTTCGCATGTTGATTTTACAACAGTTGCTGAGGCAGCTACAGAAGTTGGCTTTGAGTTAGATGGTTATATGAATCAAGCTAATTTTTTAAAAAGAGCAGGTATAGATAAAGTGTTTACTAATTTGTTTCAAAGCTTAGATCAAAAGGATCAACTAATATATAATAGGGACCTAAAGGAGCTTTTACTGGGTGATAAACTAGCAGAGACTTTTAAGGTTATTTGTTTTTCTCTTGGTTTTGACTCTATTTTAGATGTTTTTGATAATGAGGATAATATCGATTATCTGTTATAA
- a CDS encoding phosphomannomutase/phosphoglucomutase produces MYKNVQNMSKYIYRAYDIRGVVPTDLNEDVVFNIGLAFGTKARELNQNQVAIARDGRLSGPSLLAALENGILASGCDVINIGAVPTPVLYFAAKKLTNGTGIMLTGSHNPADYNGLKMTLADNTLANEEILGIENLIRKNIFSQGEGISTKKDISQEYISFILEKETLDKKLKVVIDAGNGIAGNIAPELFEKLGCDVIKMYCEVDGNFPNHHPDPSKLKNLQDLIVRVKELKADVGLAFDGDGDRLGLVTNSGDIIAADRQLMLYAKDVLSNKPGAHILYDVKSTKNLDNFVKSLGGKATMYKTGHALIKKKMKQEPVDLAGEMSGHIFFNDRWPGFDDGLYTGVRLLNILSKTNKTLDEIFAEIPQSVATPEINIDVTEDTKFEIIEVILQSCKKEFPDANIISIDGVRVEFENGWALVRASNTTPCLVLRFEADSQKDLECIRTKFMSVISKVLEKY; encoded by the coding sequence ATGTATAAAAATGTGCAAAATATGTCTAAATATATATATAGGGCATATGATATTAGAGGTGTCGTTCCAACTGATCTTAATGAGGATGTTGTTTTTAATATAGGTTTAGCATTTGGAACAAAAGCACGAGAGTTAAACCAAAACCAAGTTGCTATTGCTAGAGATGGGCGTTTATCTGGACCTAGTTTATTAGCTGCTTTAGAAAATGGTATTTTGGCAAGTGGTTGTGATGTCATTAATATTGGCGCAGTACCAACTCCAGTTTTATATTTTGCTGCTAAAAAGTTAACCAATGGCACAGGCATTATGCTGACAGGTAGTCATAATCCAGCAGATTATAATGGTTTGAAAATGACTTTGGCTGATAACACATTAGCGAATGAGGAAATATTAGGAATAGAGAACTTAATAAGAAAAAATATTTTTTCTCAAGGTGAGGGAATATCCACTAAGAAAGATATTTCACAAGAATATATAAGTTTTATTTTAGAGAAAGAGACTCTTGATAAAAAGCTTAAGGTAGTTATAGACGCTGGTAATGGTATAGCAGGTAACATAGCTCCAGAATTATTTGAAAAATTAGGCTGCGATGTTATTAAAATGTATTGTGAAGTTGATGGTAATTTTCCTAATCATCATCCAGATCCAAGTAAACTTAAGAATTTACAAGATCTTATTGTTAGAGTAAAAGAATTAAAAGCAGATGTTGGTCTTGCTTTTGATGGTGATGGTGATAGGCTTGGTTTAGTTACTAATAGTGGCGATATCATAGCAGCTGATAGACAACTTATGCTTTATGCAAAAGATGTGCTTAGCAATAAGCCAGGAGCTCATATTCTTTATGATGTTAAATCCACCAAAAACTTAGATAATTTTGTTAAAAGTCTGGGTGGTAAGGCAACTATGTATAAAACTGGCCATGCATTAATTAAGAAAAAGATGAAACAAGAGCCTGTGGATTTAGCTGGTGAGATGAGCGGTCATATATTCTTTAACGATAGGTGGCCAGGGTTTGATGATGGTTTATATACTGGCGTTAGGCTTTTAAATATTCTCTCTAAGACTAATAAAACTTTAGATGAGATATTTGCAGAAATTCCTCAAAGCGTAGCTACTCCAGAGATAAATATAGATGTTACAGAAGATACTAAATTTGAAATAATAGAGGTTATTTTACAATCATGTAAAAAAGAATTTCCAGATGCAAATATTATTTCGATAGATGGTGTAAGAGTTGAGTTTGAAAATGGTTGGGCGCTTGTTAGGGCATCAAATACGACCCCTTGTTTAGTTTTAAGGTTTGAGGCTGATAGTCAAAAAGATTTAGAGTGCATCAGGACTAAATTTATGAGTGTTATTAGTAAGGTTTTAGAGAAATATTAA